The proteins below come from a single Miscanthus floridulus cultivar M001 chromosome 1, ASM1932011v1, whole genome shotgun sequence genomic window:
- the LOC136501992 gene encoding uncharacterized protein — protein sequence MSRPNRSDARLSAEDEATLEAEVREYYDEAAPKRHTKPSRSEHSAVYADALVPDAGGNTHPELDKFQELEAHTERLVYEGGNVGEEFVETEYYKDLGGVGKPHHTTGTGFIKIDKAKGASFKLSEDPNAEERHASCKGNPATNEWIPSADTVYPASDKPSRSDS from the exons atgtCGAGGCCCAACAGGAGCGACGCGCGCCTCTCCGCCGAGGACGAGGCGACGCTGGAGGCCGAGGTGCGGGAGTACTACGACGAGGCGGCGCCCAAGCGCCACACCAAGCCCTCCCGCAGCGAGCACTCCGCCGTGTACGCCGACGCGCTCGTCCCGGACGCCGGCGGCAACACCCATCCGGAGCTCGACAAGTTCCAGGAGCTCGAAGCCCACACCGAG AGGTTGGTGTACGAGGGCGGCAATGTAGGAGAGGAGTTCGTGGAGACGGAGTACTACAAGGATCTCGGCGGCGTCGGCAAGCCGCACCACACG ACCGGAACGGGCTTCATCAAGATTGACAAAGCTAAGGGCGCCTCGTTCAAACTGTCTGAAGACCCAAATGCAGAGGAGCGCCATGCTTCTTGCAAGGGAAACCCTGCTACCAATGAGTGGATCCCGTCAGCTGACACG